CCATGTATAGGTCTCTCAGAGTTTTGTCGAGTTTTGCTTGCTTGGCGGTGTTCATGAGAGCCGCTTCGTAACCGATAACACCTAGCCAGCATGCGACAGAAGACCCTCCGAACTCTGGATGGTATTCCACTGACTCATTGGACCAAAGATCGCAGGTGTGCGCCATGAGGTTGCCCATAAGGTCGGCGTGAGCGCATTGGGCACCTTTTCCCTCTTGCGCGGAAGGTTTGCCCGAGATGGCCTTCAGGATTGGTCCCTCATAACCGCAATCCTTGTCAGGACCAGTCGCTCCAGCCTCATAAGCCACGAGAGTCCTGGCGGCAGCGATGCATCTCGTCACGGCGGCGAAGGTCCTGGCAACGTCTTTGTCCAGGTAGCCTCCGGCCATGAACATGGCCGTGTTCGCTCCAGCGCAGTTGGTGTCCCCTCCAGCAATTACCTTGTTCTTTTTGCATATGTCCACTAGCTGCGGCCAGAGCCATTCCATGTCCAATGAACCAAGATAGCCGATACCGAATAGCCAGGCTTTGATGTCTCCATTCATTATCGCCCAGTCTGCTACCTCTTTCCCACCCATGGACTCGATGGATATCACATCGGCTCCATTCTCGGCAGCCACCTCAGCAGCTTCGATAACCTTCTCAGGGTAGCTGTGAGTCTTATCCATGCCAGGGAGTAGACCTTTCTCGCATAGCCTTGGGTCAGCGATGGTGTGCCTAATAGAGAGTGCGATGCCATATTCATCATGATACTTCTCCATCATGGCTTTTTGGCCCGCTACCACCGGCTTCTCAAACTTTTGGGGGTCATTTACCATTTGGAAGATGTGCTCGTTCTCCAGCTGAACTGCAGGGAATCCTAGAGTTATAGCCCGGTCCAGGCAGTCTTTGGTGATATAGTCGACGTATTCTCTGACCAGTGTTTCTGGGGTTTTCTCTGCTCCGGGTCTGGGTGCGAAGTTTATTTCAGGTACTACCCAGCCTTGCCCAATCTTCTGGCCTAGCCCATACGAGACAGGATACTTAGCCTCTCCGAAT
This sequence is a window from Methanomassiliicoccales archaeon. Protein-coding genes within it:
- a CDS encoding methyltransferase MtaB domain-containing protein translates to MASLKRFTKMEYKSADEVVFGEAKYPVSYGLGQKIGQGWVVPEINFAPRPGAEKTPETLVREYVDYITKDCLDRAITLGFPAVQLENEHIFQMVNDPQKFEKPVVAGQKAMMEKYHDEYGIALSIRHTIADPRLCEKGLLPGMDKTHSYPEKVIEAAEVAAENGADVISIESMGGKEVADWAIMNGDIKAWLFGIGYLGSLDMEWLWPQLVDICKKNKVIAGGDTNCAGANTAMFMAGGYLDKDVARTFAAVTRCIAAARTLVAYEAGATGPDKDCGYEGPILKAISGKPSAQEGKGAQCAHADLMGNLMAHTCDLWSNESVEYHPEFGGSSVACWLGVIGYEAALMNTAKQAKLDKTLRDLYMAADMFKSPEGFCIAIPQAYKIGEAIVSEGKDIYLRAKAAGLKAAELIQESAASKNGLRLNKQEKDVLAKIITDLKSLPDDQEKFKDWALKTYKNIPMFNPKNYGL